The following coding sequences are from one Ovis canadensis isolate MfBH-ARS-UI-01 breed Bighorn chromosome 7, ARS-UI_OviCan_v2, whole genome shotgun sequence window:
- the LOC138443613 gene encoding C2 calcium-dependent domain-containing protein 4A-like — translation MTSSSRASSGTGTCCLMWCLERLLLGPERLLRGRNRLYQDGARRATALTPAGCPNVLTPDRIPEFCIPPRLVSCPTLTAIRDSWGEQAGTDDGAGRTDWDPRSQAALSLQHLPRARTAYGFCALLESPHTRRRESLFLGGAGAAALPPAPRPRAHTYGGGGGNDSLTPRARAPIAPREARSGSLLDALGPGPRCHRFLRASEELLRRVLRTQRNRDLARACSVSSGDEDDEDENEGPSGSGSPARAPGASPSPTPNPLPERLEAEGTVTLGGAGGALRLAAEYSRASGRLRVRLLRAESPAGGAAEPRAPVGCRVSFVLKPRGAVVRRSRRAVLEQDLCLDGLSEDEVRRLAVRVKAENRGRGLERGRLLGQGELLLGPLLLL, via the coding sequence ATGACCAGCTCCAGCAGAGCTTCCTCAGGAACCGGCACCTGCTGCCTGATGTGGTGCCTGGAGCGGCTCCTCTTGGGACCCGAGCGCCTCCTGCGGGGCAGAAACCGGCTTTATCAGGATGGAGCCCGCCGAGCCACGGCCCTCACACCCGCCGGGTGCCCAAACGTGCTCACCCCGGACCGCATCCCCGAGTTCTGCATCCCCCCGCGACTCGTGTCCTGCCCGACTCTGACTGCAATCCGAGACTCCTGGGGCGAACAAGCAGGGACTGACGATGGCGCTGGCCGCACGGACTGGGACCCGCGCTCGCAGGCCGCACTCTCGCTTCAGCACCTGCCCCGGGCGCGCACTGCCTACGGCTTCTGCGCGCTGCTCGAGAGCCCGCACACCCGCCGCAGGGAGTCGCTCTTCCTCGGGGGTGCGGGCGCCGCCGCGCTCCCGCCCGCGCCCCGTCCCCGGGCCCACACCTACGGGGGCGGCGGCGGAAACGACTCCCTCACCCCCCGGGCGAGAGCGCCCATTGCGCCCCGCGAGGCCCGCAGTGGCTCCCTCCTGGATGCGCTCGGCCCCGGGCCCCGCTGCCACCGCTTCCTGCGCGCTTCTGAGGAGCTGCTGCGCCGCGTGCTGCGGACCCAAAGGAACCGAGACCTGGCCCGCGCCTGTTCTGTTTCCAGCGGGGACGAAGACGACGAGGACGAGAACGAGGGCCCCTCCGGCTCCGGATCCCCGGCGCGGGCCCCCGGCGCGTCCCCCTCGCCAACTCCCAACCCGCTTCCCGAGCGCTTGGAGGCCGAGGGAACCGTAACTCTGGGCGGTGCCGGTGGCGCCCTGCGCCTGGCCGCTGAGTACAGTAGGGCCAGCGGGCGCCTCCGTGTCCGGCTGCTCCGTGCCGAGAGCCCGGCTGGAGGAGCAGCCGAGCCCCGCGCCCCCGTAGGCTGCAGAGTCAGCTTCGTCCTGAAGCCGCGGGGCGCCGTGGTCCGGCGAAGCCGCAGGGCCGTCTTGGAGCAGGACTTGTGCTTGGACGGGCTCTCGGAGGACGAGGTGCGCCGCCTGGCCGTGCGCGTCAAGGCGGAGAACCGGGGCCGCGGGCTGGAGCGGGGCCGCCTGCTGGGCCAGGGCGAACTGCTGCTGGGCCCCCTCCTGCTCCTCTGA